The following coding sequences lie in one Changpingibacter yushuensis genomic window:
- the yidD gene encoding membrane protein insertion efficiency factor YidD, with translation MKNPVTLVLMAGVKWYQKTISPGFPQRCRYSPTCSQYALEALRIHGAFKGTLLSVWRILRCNPWSEGGVDRVPPRGSWPTKPLDHDQLLALYEEEDIRSQSSQGQQGQGGED, from the coding sequence ATGAAGAATCCAGTGACCTTAGTCCTGATGGCCGGCGTTAAGTGGTATCAGAAGACCATCTCACCAGGGTTTCCCCAGCGGTGCCGTTACTCACCGACTTGTTCGCAGTACGCGTTGGAGGCGCTTCGGATTCATGGAGCGTTCAAAGGTACACTTTTGAGTGTCTGGAGAATTCTGCGGTGCAATCCGTGGAGCGAAGGTGGAGTGGATCGCGTACCGCCACGCGGATCATGGCCCACAAAACCACTCGATCACGATCAACTTCTTGCTCTCTATGAGGAAGAAGATATACGAAGTCAGTCCTCCCAAGGCCAACAAGGTCAGGGCGGCGAGGACTAG